A genomic window from Variovorax paradoxus includes:
- the argA gene encoding amino-acid N-acetyltransferase has translation MSTVFNFTFVPWFRSVAPYIHTHRGKTFVVGLAGEAIAAGKLQNIAQDLALIQSMGVKIVLVHGFRPQVNEQLAAKGHEARYSHGIRITDEVALDSAQEAAGQLRYEIEAAFSQGLPNTPMAGSTVRVISGNFITARPVGVVDGVDFKHSGLVRKVDAAGIRRTLDFGAMVLMSPFGFSPTGEAFNLTMEEVATSVAISIQADKLIFLTEIPGIRIDSELPESEDNPIDTELPLDAAEKLLASLPPAQKPTDTGFYLQHCVKACKGGVERNHILPFALDGSLLLEVYVHDGVGTMVIDEKLESLREATVDDIGGILQLIEPFERDGTLVKRDRNEIERDVGHYTVIEHDGVIFGCAALYPYPEARTAEMAALTVSPQSQSQGDGERILKRIEHRAKAMGLDSIFVLTTRTMHWFLKRGFQQVNPDWLPEARKRKYNWDRKSQVLVKKI, from the coding sequence ATGTCCACCGTCTTCAATTTCACCTTCGTGCCCTGGTTCCGCTCGGTCGCGCCCTACATCCACACGCACCGCGGTAAGACTTTCGTGGTCGGCCTGGCGGGCGAGGCGATTGCGGCAGGCAAGCTGCAGAACATTGCGCAAGACCTGGCGCTGATCCAGAGCATGGGCGTGAAGATCGTGCTGGTGCACGGCTTCCGGCCGCAGGTCAACGAACAGCTCGCGGCCAAGGGCCACGAGGCTCGCTATTCGCACGGCATCCGCATCACTGACGAGGTGGCTCTCGACTCCGCGCAGGAAGCCGCCGGCCAGCTGCGCTACGAGATTGAGGCCGCCTTCAGCCAGGGCCTGCCCAACACGCCGATGGCCGGCTCGACGGTGCGGGTGATCTCGGGCAACTTCATCACCGCGCGACCGGTGGGCGTGGTCGATGGGGTGGACTTCAAGCATTCGGGCCTGGTCCGCAAGGTGGATGCGGCCGGCATCCGCCGCACGCTGGACTTCGGCGCGATGGTGCTGATGTCGCCCTTCGGCTTCTCGCCCACCGGCGAAGCCTTCAACCTGACGATGGAAGAGGTGGCCACCAGCGTTGCCATTTCCATCCAGGCCGACAAGCTGATCTTCCTCACGGAAATCCCCGGCATCCGCATCGACAGCGAGCTGCCCGAGAGCGAAGACAACCCGATCGACACCGAGCTGCCGCTGGACGCCGCCGAAAAGCTGCTGGCCTCGCTGCCGCCGGCCCAGAAGCCGACCGACACGGGCTTCTACCTGCAGCACTGCGTGAAGGCCTGCAAGGGCGGCGTGGAGCGCAACCACATCCTGCCCTTTGCGCTCGACGGCTCGCTGCTGCTGGAGGTGTACGTGCACGACGGCGTCGGCACCATGGTGATCGACGAGAAGCTCGAAAGCCTGCGCGAAGCCACCGTGGACGACATCGGCGGCATCCTGCAGCTGATCGAGCCCTTCGAGCGCGACGGCACGCTGGTCAAGCGCGACCGCAACGAGATCGAGCGTGACGTGGGCCACTACACGGTGATCGAGCACGACGGCGTGATCTTCGGCTGCGCGGCGCTCTACCCGTACCCAGAGGCGCGCACCGCCGAAATGGCCGCGCTCACGGTGTCGCCGCAATCGCAGTCGCAGGGCGACGGCGAGCGCATCCTCAAGCGCATCGAGCACCGCGCCAAGGCCATGGGCCTGGACAGCATCTTCGTGCTCACCACGCGCACCATGCACTGGTTCCTCAAGCGCGGCTTCCAGCAGGTCAACCCCGACTGGCTGCCCGAGGCCCGCAAGCGCAAGTACAACTGGGACCGCAAGAGCCAGGTGCTGGTCAAGAAGATCTGA
- a CDS encoding pyridoxal phosphate-dependent aminotransferase produces MSTVQSPRTPDIVTKLPAVGTTIFTVMSALAAEKNAVNLGQGFPDFHCDPKLLEDVTAAMAAGHNQYPPMPGIPALRDAIAAKISAMYGYSYSAATEITVTAGATQAIITAILAIVRPGDEVIVLEPCYDSYVPNIELAGGSVVRVPITPGTFRPDFDKIAAALTPRTRAIIINTPHNPSATVWTEAEMRQLEELLAPTNVFVISDEVYEHMVFDSARHESVARFPGLAARSFIVSSFGKTYHVTGWKVGYVAAPAPLMAEFRKVHQFNVFTVNTPMQHALAQYMGEPKPYLELPAFYQRKRDLFAAGLAEKTRFKLLRSEGSYFQCVDISAVSDLSEAEFCLWLTREIGVAAIPLSAFYGDGFDQRVVRFCFAKKDETLLAALERLARL; encoded by the coding sequence ATGAGTACAGTTCAATCCCCACGCACGCCCGACATCGTCACCAAGCTGCCGGCCGTCGGCACCACCATCTTCACCGTGATGTCGGCGCTGGCCGCCGAGAAGAACGCGGTCAACCTGGGCCAGGGCTTTCCGGATTTCCACTGCGATCCGAAGCTGCTCGAGGACGTCACGGCCGCCATGGCCGCGGGCCACAACCAGTACCCGCCGATGCCCGGCATCCCGGCGCTGCGCGACGCCATCGCCGCCAAGATCTCGGCGATGTACGGCTACAGCTACAGCGCGGCCACGGAAATCACCGTGACCGCCGGCGCCACGCAGGCCATCATCACCGCCATCCTCGCCATCGTGCGCCCGGGCGACGAAGTGATCGTGCTCGAACCCTGCTACGACAGCTACGTGCCCAACATCGAGCTGGCCGGCGGCAGCGTGGTGCGCGTGCCGATCACGCCGGGGACCTTCCGCCCCGACTTCGACAAGATCGCCGCAGCGCTCACGCCGCGCACGCGCGCCATCATCATCAACACGCCGCACAACCCGAGCGCCACGGTCTGGACCGAAGCCGAAATGCGCCAGCTCGAAGAGCTGCTCGCCCCCACCAACGTGTTCGTGATCAGCGACGAGGTCTACGAACACATGGTGTTCGACAGCGCCCGCCACGAAAGCGTGGCCCGCTTTCCAGGCCTGGCAGCGCGCAGCTTCATCGTCAGCAGCTTCGGCAAGACGTACCACGTCACCGGCTGGAAGGTCGGCTATGTGGCCGCACCGGCCCCGCTGATGGCCGAGTTCCGCAAGGTGCACCAGTTCAACGTGTTCACCGTGAACACGCCGATGCAGCACGCGCTTGCGCAGTACATGGGCGAGCCGAAGCCGTACCTCGAACTGCCGGCCTTCTATCAGCGCAAGCGCGACTTGTTCGCGGCGGGCCTGGCCGAAAAAACCCGCTTCAAGCTGCTGCGCAGCGAAGGCAGCTACTTCCAGTGCGTCGATATCTCGGCAGTCAGCGATCTGTCCGAAGCCGAGTTCTGCCTGTGGCTCACGCGCGAGATCGGCGTGGCGGCGATCCCGCTGTCAGCTTTCTATGGCGACGGCTTCGACCAGCGCGTGGTGCGCTTCTGCTTCGCCAAGAAGGACGAAACGCTGCTCGCCGCGCTGGAGCGCCTCGCGCGGCTCTGA
- a CDS encoding DUF3592 domain-containing protein: MTKQPTTIVRLVFSVVGALLCGIALLLYQHTSAFIASASRTEGEVLRLLHVESSKSNSSGTWKPLVRFKAPGGEIIEFTPSSSSNPPAYGVGEKVDVFFDPRNPQDAMLNGFFSLWGGAVITGGIGLVFLLIAVAMLFLPAQAPATRRRPG; encoded by the coding sequence ATGACGAAACAGCCCACCACCATCGTCAGGCTCGTTTTCAGCGTGGTCGGCGCGCTGCTGTGCGGCATCGCCCTGCTGCTGTACCAGCATACGTCGGCGTTCATCGCGTCGGCCAGCCGCACGGAGGGCGAAGTCCTGCGGCTGCTGCATGTGGAAAGCTCGAAGAGCAACAGTTCGGGCACCTGGAAGCCACTGGTGCGCTTCAAGGCGCCGGGCGGCGAAATCATCGAGTTCACGCCGTCGAGCAGCAGCAACCCGCCGGCCTACGGCGTCGGCGAGAAAGTCGACGTCTTCTTCGATCCGCGCAACCCGCAGGACGCCATGCTGAACGGCTTCTTCTCGCTGTGGGGCGGCGCCGTCATCACCGGTGGCATTGGCCTCGTTTTCCTGCTCATTGCGGTGGCAATGCTGTTCCTGCCTGCGCAGGCGCCGGCAACGCGCCGACGGCCAGGGTAG
- the hrpA gene encoding ATP-dependent RNA helicase HrpA — MAAISAHQVVIVCGETGSGKTTQLPKIALALGRGKLNAEPGKGRLIGHTQPRRIAASSVAKRIAEELKTPLGDVVGFKVRFQDRLSRDASVKLMTDGILLAETQTDPLLKAYDTLIIDEAHERSLNIDFLLGYLREILPRRPDLKVIVTSATIDADRFAQHFASAKGPAPTIMVSGRTFPVEQRYRPFEESREHDLNDAIADGVDELWRDPHNAGDILVFLPGEREIREAADHLRRHLSHQPLLRNAEVLPLFARLSGPEQDRIFDGHTGRRIVLATNVAETSLTVPGIRYVIDTGTARVKRYSFRSKVEQLLVEPISQAAANQRAGRCGRVANGICIRLYDEKDFEGRPRFTDPEILRSSLAGVILRMKSLRLGDVARFPFLEAPSPRAIADGYQLLNELGAVDDANELTHTGAELSRLPLDPRVGRMILEARSRGALEEVLIIASALSVQDVRDRPMEAQQQADQAHSKFDDEKSEFSGYLRLWKWIADARGGHGDTHKLSNRQYEQLLRQNFINIRRVREWRDIHSQLLTVVTEHKWRLNAEPAGYEPLHLSMLAGLLGNVGWKLEDDEAYLGARGIKFYKHPGAHLKKKPGRWIVAAELVETTRLFGRGIANIEPQWLEQVAEHLLKKQLLDPHWEKKGAQVSALERATLYGLVVYSGRRVDFTKVDPVAAREIFIREALVAGQWESKFPFLQANRKLVREVEGLEHKSRRQDVLVDDELIFAFYDAQLPADVASGITFENWYRHASKDQPRLLFLTRDELMRHQAAGITTQSFPPTLRLGGVDCAATYLHEPGDAKDGLTVSVPLFVLNQVSEERCEWLVTGMLKDKIQALLKSLPQRPRSRLVPLPESASKLAEELSVPELFGTGSLTDVLLKRVRDMTSIDVKRADFKLDMLPPHLFMNLRVIDEHGRQLGMGRNLGALKAELGAQARGAFQALAGLNVKASPEKNAAAAPEGKSGAPAKDASQATAPAALPAGQRYTGWTFGELPELMEVRRGSQSLIGFPALRDEGDAVTIEVFDEPAVAAAKHRAGLRRLFALQLKDALKYLEKNIPDLQKMSVAYMPLGTSEELRTQIIDVAIDRAFLQEPLPTDEFAFKRRLEEGRGRLTLIANEVARLASTILVEYAAAARKIKDTKIQPDAVQDAAQQLQRLVGKRFIADAPWTQLQHFARYLKAIVLRLDKLRADPARDAAKLAELKPQDQRYWRLVAERKGVVDDRMLEFRWLLEELRVSFFAQELRTPQPVSVKRLDKAWAQLQA, encoded by the coding sequence ATGGCCGCCATATCGGCGCACCAGGTTGTGATCGTTTGCGGCGAGACGGGCTCGGGCAAGACCACGCAGCTACCGAAGATCGCGCTCGCGCTGGGCCGCGGCAAGCTCAATGCCGAGCCCGGCAAGGGCCGGCTCATCGGCCACACGCAGCCGCGCCGCATCGCCGCGAGCTCGGTGGCCAAGCGCATCGCCGAAGAGCTGAAGACGCCGCTGGGCGACGTGGTCGGCTTCAAGGTGCGCTTTCAGGACCGCTTGAGCCGGGACGCCTCGGTCAAGCTGATGACCGACGGCATCTTGCTGGCCGAAACGCAGACCGATCCGCTGCTGAAGGCCTACGACACGCTCATCATCGACGAGGCTCACGAGCGCTCGCTGAACATCGATTTCCTGCTGGGCTACCTGCGCGAGATCCTTCCGCGCCGGCCCGACCTGAAGGTGATCGTCACCTCGGCCACCATCGACGCCGATCGCTTCGCGCAGCATTTCGCCTCGGCCAAGGGACCGGCGCCGACCATCATGGTGTCGGGCCGCACCTTCCCGGTGGAGCAGCGCTACCGCCCCTTCGAAGAGTCGCGCGAGCATGACCTGAACGACGCCATTGCCGACGGTGTCGACGAACTCTGGCGCGATCCGCACAACGCGGGCGACATCCTCGTGTTCCTGCCCGGCGAGCGCGAGATCCGCGAGGCGGCCGACCATCTGCGCCGCCACCTGAGCCACCAGCCGCTGCTGCGCAATGCCGAGGTGCTACCGCTGTTCGCGCGGCTCTCGGGCCCCGAGCAGGACCGCATCTTCGACGGCCACACGGGCCGGCGCATCGTGCTGGCCACCAACGTGGCCGAAACCTCGCTTACGGTGCCGGGCATCCGCTACGTGATCGACACCGGCACGGCACGCGTCAAGCGTTACAGCTTCCGCAGCAAGGTCGAACAGCTGCTGGTCGAGCCGATCAGCCAGGCTGCGGCCAACCAGCGCGCGGGCCGTTGCGGTCGTGTGGCGAACGGCATCTGCATCCGGCTCTACGACGAGAAGGATTTCGAGGGCCGGCCGCGTTTCACCGATCCTGAAATCCTGCGTTCGTCGCTGGCCGGCGTGATCCTGCGGATGAAATCACTGCGCCTCGGTGACGTGGCGCGCTTTCCGTTCCTGGAAGCGCCTTCCCCGCGCGCGATTGCCGACGGCTACCAGTTGCTCAACGAGCTGGGCGCGGTCGACGACGCCAACGAGCTCACGCACACCGGCGCCGAGCTGTCGAGGCTGCCGCTGGACCCGCGCGTGGGCCGCATGATCCTGGAAGCCCGCTCGCGTGGCGCGCTCGAAGAGGTGCTCATCATCGCGTCGGCTCTCAGCGTGCAGGACGTGCGGGATCGCCCGATGGAAGCACAGCAGCAGGCCGACCAGGCGCATTCGAAGTTCGACGACGAGAAGAGCGAGTTCAGCGGCTACCTGCGGCTGTGGAAGTGGATCGCCGACGCGCGCGGCGGCCATGGCGACACTCACAAGCTCAGCAACCGGCAGTACGAACAGCTGCTGCGGCAGAACTTCATCAACATCCGCCGCGTGCGCGAATGGCGCGACATCCATTCGCAGCTGCTCACGGTGGTTACCGAGCACAAGTGGCGCCTGAATGCGGAGCCGGCCGGCTACGAGCCGCTGCACCTGTCGATGCTCGCAGGCCTGCTGGGCAATGTCGGCTGGAAGCTCGAAGACGACGAGGCGTACCTCGGCGCGCGCGGCATCAAGTTCTACAAGCACCCAGGCGCGCACCTGAAGAAGAAGCCCGGCCGCTGGATCGTCGCGGCCGAACTGGTCGAGACCACGCGGCTCTTCGGGCGCGGCATCGCCAACATCGAGCCGCAGTGGCTCGAACAGGTGGCTGAGCATCTGCTGAAGAAGCAGTTGCTCGATCCGCACTGGGAGAAAAAGGGCGCGCAGGTGTCTGCGCTGGAGCGGGCAACGCTGTACGGCCTCGTTGTCTACAGCGGCCGGCGTGTCGACTTCACCAAGGTCGATCCGGTCGCGGCGCGCGAGATCTTCATCCGCGAGGCGCTGGTCGCGGGGCAGTGGGAGAGCAAGTTCCCGTTCCTCCAGGCCAACCGCAAGCTGGTGCGCGAGGTCGAAGGGCTGGAGCACAAGTCGCGCCGGCAGGACGTGCTGGTCGACGACGAGCTGATCTTCGCCTTCTACGACGCACAGCTGCCCGCCGACGTGGCCAGCGGCATCACCTTCGAGAACTGGTACCGCCATGCCTCGAAGGACCAACCGCGCCTGCTGTTCCTGACACGTGACGAACTGATGCGCCACCAGGCGGCCGGCATCACGACGCAATCGTTCCCGCCGACGCTTCGACTCGGCGGTGTGGATTGCGCCGCGACCTACCTGCATGAGCCCGGCGACGCGAAGGACGGCCTCACGGTCAGCGTGCCGCTGTTCGTGCTCAACCAGGTGAGCGAGGAGCGCTGCGAGTGGCTGGTCACGGGCATGCTCAAGGACAAGATCCAGGCGCTGCTCAAGAGCCTGCCGCAGCGCCCGCGATCGCGGCTGGTGCCGCTGCCCGAGTCGGCGTCGAAGCTGGCGGAAGAACTGTCCGTGCCCGAGCTGTTCGGCACAGGCTCGCTGACTGACGTGCTGCTCAAGCGCGTGCGCGACATGACCAGCATCGACGTCAAGCGCGCGGACTTCAAGCTCGACATGCTGCCGCCGCACCTGTTCATGAACCTGCGCGTGATCGATGAGCACGGCCGGCAGCTGGGCATGGGGCGCAACCTCGGTGCGCTGAAGGCTGAGCTTGGTGCGCAGGCGCGGGGTGCTTTCCAGGCGCTGGCGGGGCTCAACGTCAAGGCGTCGCCGGAGAAGAATGCGGCGGCTGCGCCCGAAGGCAAGTCAGGGGCGCCTGCAAAGGATGCGAGCCAGGCCACCGCACCCGCTGCATTGCCTGCAGGCCAGCGCTACACGGGCTGGACTTTCGGCGAGCTGCCCGAGCTGATGGAAGTGCGCCGCGGCTCGCAATCGCTGATCGGCTTCCCGGCGCTGCGCGACGAAGGCGATGCGGTGACCATCGAGGTGTTCGACGAGCCCGCCGTGGCAGCCGCAAAGCACCGCGCCGGCCTGCGGCGCCTGTTCGCGCTGCAGCTGAAAGACGCGCTCAAGTACCTCGAGAAGAACATTCCCGACCTGCAGAAGATGTCGGTGGCCTACATGCCGCTGGGCACCTCCGAGGAGCTGCGCACGCAGATCATCGACGTGGCGATCGACCGGGCCTTCCTGCAGGAGCCGCTGCCGACCGACGAGTTCGCCTTCAAGCGCCGGCTGGAGGAGGGCCGCGGCCGCCTCACGCTCATCGCGAATGAGGTGGCCCGGCTCGCGTCGACCATCCTCGTCGAATATGCAGCGGCCGCGCGCAAGATCAAGGACACGAAGATCCAGCCCGACGCCGTGCAGGACGCCGCGCAGCAACTGCAGCGTCTCGTCGGCAAGCGCTTCATCGCCGATGCGCCGTGGACGCAGCTGCAGCATTTCGCGCGCTACCTCAAGGCGATCGTGCTGCGGCTCGACAAGCTGCGTGCCGACCCGGCGCGCGACGCCGCCAAGCTCGCCGAGCTGAAGCCGCAGGACCAGCGCTACTGGCGCCTTGTGGCCGAGCGCAAGGGCGTGGTGGACGACCGCATGCTCGAATTCCGCTGGCTGCTCGAAGAGTTGCGCGTGAGCTTCTTCGCACAGGAGCTGCGCACGCCGCAGCCGGTGAGCGTGAAGCGGCTCGACAAGGCCTGGGCCCAGTTGCAGGCCTGA
- a CDS encoding DUF3309 family protein: MSLSFILLIVLILILIGALPSWGYSRAWGYGPSGGVGLVVLIVVILVLMGRI; this comes from the coding sequence ATGTCGCTCTCGTTCATTCTGCTGATCGTCCTGATCCTGATATTGATCGGCGCGCTGCCGAGCTGGGGATACAGCCGGGCCTGGGGCTATGGTCCCAGCGGCGGTGTCGGCCTGGTCGTGCTGATCGTCGTGATCCTGGTTCTCATGGGACGCATATAG
- a CDS encoding AAA family ATPase, translating into MSKDIHSRLHAELAERTRHLQTVAEALKTELFGIDDIIDRVIDSLRAWYVLPQIISRPVIVCLWGLTGTGKTQLVRKLAQHLGFYDRFIEVQMDGFSHGSGYHSRGSISAMLAESGIAEGTPGILVLDEFQRFRTVDGNGNDAKVERYQDVWALLSDGRLPPALSMLGEIESSLAHAEFVQDRDGADKKKFDKKRKLHLSPWEAREVKRCLKLSETLLQIMAWKPAEVHARLRAFRDTQQSWETDYSKLLVFVSGNLDEMYAETAQRVEDCDTDADIFHALTKKLSVIDVKKALAERFRPEQIARLGNNHVIYPSFNRATYVRLILSICDRYVAEIQESSGVRFVLDASVYEQIYANAVFPAQGTRPLFSSIHAILSATLVNAALWALEQRADGSEPVWLTLDAGASCITAKYRKARRQFPVALELNRLKQRSSEDFRALLAVHEAGHGVAYGLLFARAPQEIKINVASFEGGYNSYEQRKAWSKENLRDRICVSLAGRAAEQLVFGEQACTSGATQDFMQATAYAAQYVRHFAFGTRLSRTDVANDPGDNVNTDIEATNPEIEALLAQEHARALALLDAHTPALMAVVDALLREGSIAPAELAAMLELPDPAAGAATDAYAALLASFRARNAGLPPATPPRGSGAAIPASAARVLRAIA; encoded by the coding sequence ATGTCCAAAGACATCCATTCCCGTCTGCACGCCGAGCTCGCAGAGCGCACGCGCCACCTGCAGACCGTTGCCGAAGCCCTGAAGACCGAGCTCTTCGGCATCGACGACATCATCGACCGCGTGATCGATTCGCTGCGCGCCTGGTATGTGCTGCCGCAGATCATCAGCCGCCCCGTCATCGTCTGCCTCTGGGGCCTTACCGGCACCGGCAAGACGCAACTGGTGCGCAAGCTCGCGCAGCACCTGGGCTTCTACGACCGCTTCATCGAAGTGCAGATGGACGGCTTCAGCCACGGCTCGGGCTATCACAGCCGCGGCTCCATCTCGGCCATGCTGGCCGAATCGGGTATCGCCGAAGGCACGCCAGGCATCCTGGTGCTCGACGAATTCCAGCGCTTCCGCACGGTCGACGGCAACGGCAATGACGCCAAAGTTGAGCGCTACCAGGACGTGTGGGCGCTGCTGTCAGACGGCCGCCTGCCGCCCGCGCTCTCGATGCTCGGCGAGATCGAGTCGTCGCTCGCGCATGCCGAGTTCGTGCAGGACCGCGACGGCGCCGACAAGAAGAAGTTCGACAAGAAGCGCAAGCTGCACCTGTCGCCCTGGGAGGCGCGCGAAGTGAAGCGCTGCCTGAAGCTCTCCGAGACCCTGCTGCAGATCATGGCGTGGAAGCCCGCCGAGGTGCACGCACGCCTGCGTGCCTTCCGCGACACGCAGCAGAGCTGGGAGACCGACTACAGCAAGCTGCTGGTGTTCGTCTCGGGCAACCTCGACGAGATGTACGCCGAGACGGCCCAGCGCGTCGAAGACTGCGACACCGACGCCGACATCTTCCACGCGCTGACGAAGAAGCTCTCCGTCATCGACGTGAAGAAGGCGCTGGCCGAGCGCTTCCGCCCCGAGCAGATCGCCCGACTGGGCAACAACCACGTGATCTACCCCTCGTTCAACCGCGCGACCTACGTGCGCCTGATCCTGTCGATCTGCGACCGCTACGTGGCCGAGATCCAGGAAAGCTCCGGCGTGCGCTTCGTGCTCGACGCGAGCGTGTACGAGCAGATCTACGCCAACGCCGTGTTCCCGGCGCAGGGCACGCGCCCGCTGTTCTCGTCGATCCACGCGATCCTGAGCGCGACGCTGGTCAATGCCGCGCTGTGGGCGCTGGAGCAACGCGCCGACGGCAGCGAGCCGGTGTGGCTCACGCTGGACGCGGGCGCCTCGTGCATCACGGCCAAGTACCGAAAGGCGCGCCGCCAGTTTCCGGTCGCGCTGGAGCTGAACCGCCTCAAGCAGCGCTCGAGCGAGGACTTCCGAGCCCTGCTCGCCGTGCACGAGGCGGGCCACGGCGTGGCCTATGGCCTGCTGTTCGCCCGCGCGCCGCAGGAAATCAAGATCAACGTGGCCTCGTTCGAAGGCGGCTACAACAGCTACGAGCAGCGCAAGGCCTGGTCCAAGGAAAACCTGCGCGACCGCATCTGCGTGAGCCTCGCGGGCCGCGCCGCCGAGCAGCTGGTGTTCGGCGAGCAGGCCTGCACCTCGGGCGCCACGCAAGACTTCATGCAGGCGACCGCCTATGCCGCGCAGTACGTGCGCCACTTCGCCTTCGGCACGCGCCTGAGTCGCACCGACGTCGCGAACGACCCGGGCGACAACGTCAACACCGACATCGAGGCGACCAACCCCGAGATCGAGGCCCTGCTGGCGCAGGAACACGCACGCGCGCTGGCGCTGCTCGACGCGCACACGCCTGCGCTGATGGCGGTGGTCGACGCGCTGCTGCGCGAGGGCTCCATCGCGCCGGCTGAACTGGCCGCGATGCTCGAGCTGCCGGACCCGGCAGCCGGTGCGGCCACGGACGCCTACGCAGCGCTGCTCGCGAGCTTCCGCGCCCGCAACGCCGGCCTGCCACCGGCGACGCCGCCCAGGGGCTCCGGAGCGGCCATTCCCGCGAGCGCAGCCCGTGTGCTGCGTGCGATCGCCTGA
- a CDS encoding CysB family HTH-type transcriptional regulator, producing the protein MNLHQFKFVQEAVRRNLNLTEAAKALHTSQPGVSKAIIELEEELGVEIFARHGKRLKRVTEPGQHVIASIELIMREVGNLKRIGEQFSAQDSGTLSIATTHTQARYVLPVPVANLREAYPKVNVSLHQGSPDQVARMVIDEIAEIGIATESLDGYAELVTLPCYEWQHVLVLPKDHPLAAKERISLEDLASEPIITYHPSFTGRTRIDHAFAQKKLTPRIALEAIDSDVIKTYVRLGLGVGIVAEMAVRDESNADLVVRPMGHVFGQNIARVAFKRSAYLRNFVFKFAELLSDRLDRNLIAKALSGHQQDYEL; encoded by the coding sequence ATGAATCTGCATCAGTTCAAGTTTGTTCAGGAAGCCGTGCGGCGCAACCTGAACCTCACCGAGGCGGCCAAGGCGCTCCACACCTCGCAACCCGGTGTCTCCAAGGCCATCATCGAGCTCGAGGAAGAACTGGGCGTTGAAATCTTCGCGCGCCATGGCAAGCGGCTCAAACGCGTTACCGAGCCGGGCCAGCACGTCATTGCCAGCATCGAGCTCATCATGCGCGAGGTGGGCAATCTCAAGCGCATCGGCGAACAGTTCAGCGCGCAGGACAGCGGCACCCTCTCCATCGCCACCACGCACACCCAGGCGCGCTACGTGCTGCCCGTGCCCGTGGCCAACCTGCGCGAGGCCTATCCCAAGGTCAACGTGAGCCTGCACCAGGGCTCGCCCGACCAGGTGGCGCGCATGGTGATCGACGAAATCGCCGAAATCGGCATCGCCACCGAATCGCTCGACGGCTACGCCGAGCTGGTGACCCTGCCCTGCTACGAATGGCAGCACGTTCTGGTGCTGCCCAAGGACCATCCGCTGGCCGCCAAGGAGCGCATTTCGCTCGAAGACCTGGCGAGCGAGCCGATCATTACGTACCACCCCTCGTTCACCGGCCGCACGCGCATCGACCATGCGTTCGCGCAGAAAAAGCTCACGCCGCGCATCGCGCTCGAAGCCATCGACTCCGACGTGATCAAGACCTACGTGCGCCTCGGGCTGGGCGTGGGCATCGTGGCCGAAATGGCCGTGCGCGACGAGTCGAATGCCGACCTCGTGGTGCGCCCGATGGGCCATGTGTTCGGCCAGAATATTGCGCGTGTCGCGTTCAAGCGCAGCGCCTATCTGCGCAACTTTGTCTTCAAGTTCGCCGAGCTGCTGTCCGACCGCCTCGACCGCAACCTGATCGCCAAGGCCCTCAGTGGCCATCAACAAGACTACGAGCTATGA
- a CDS encoding LysE family translocator, which produces MTLATALLFAIVAFAAIATPGPTVLLALSNGSRHGVRRALPGMLGAVLSDFVLVGAVALGLGALLAASEFWFSMLKWVGAVYLAWLGLRMLRSKGGFHLPAADAAPSATAGESRRIFFKSFLVAVTNPKGYIFCSALLPQFIDPSAAQAPQYIVIALIFAGLDMAVMLTYAFVGARAIRLLTVSATRWIDRACGGMLLALAGSLAFYRRSAA; this is translated from the coding sequence ATGACGCTCGCCACCGCCCTGCTTTTTGCCATCGTGGCCTTCGCCGCCATCGCCACGCCCGGCCCCACGGTGCTGCTGGCGCTCAGCAACGGTTCGCGCCACGGCGTGCGCCGGGCGCTGCCGGGCATGCTCGGCGCGGTGCTGTCCGACTTCGTACTGGTCGGCGCCGTGGCGCTCGGCCTGGGCGCACTGCTGGCGGCGTCGGAGTTCTGGTTCTCGATGCTGAAGTGGGTCGGTGCGGTGTACCTCGCCTGGCTCGGGCTGCGCATGCTGCGCTCCAAGGGCGGTTTCCACCTGCCGGCGGCCGATGCCGCGCCTTCGGCCACGGCGGGCGAAAGCCGGCGCATCTTCTTCAAGTCTTTTCTGGTGGCGGTGACCAACCCCAAGGGCTACATCTTCTGCTCGGCCCTGCTGCCGCAGTTCATCGATCCCTCCGCCGCACAGGCGCCGCAGTACATCGTCATTGCGCTGATCTTCGCGGGCCTCGACATGGCGGTGATGCTGACCTACGCCTTCGTCGGCGCCCGCGCGATCCGGCTGCTGACCGTGTCGGCCACACGCTGGATCGATCGCGCCTGCGGCGGCATGCTGCTGGCGCTGGCCGGCTCGCTGGCCTTCTACCGGCGCAGCGCGGCCTGA